One Thiocapsa sp. genomic window carries:
- a CDS encoding phosphoglycerate dehydrogenase translates to MFKILTLNNIAVAGLDRLPRDRYEVASEIAHPDAILVRSAKMQAADIPPSVQAIGRAGAGTNNVPVEPMTARGVAVFNAPGANANAVKELVIAGMLIAARNIGQAWRFARELEGDDTSIHQAVEAGKKQFVGFELPGRTLGVIGLGAIGVKVANAARSLGMRVVGYDPTITVQRAWQLESDVQPALSIDDLLSRSDFVTFHVPLTADTRHMINAERLRILRKGAVLLNFSRDGIIDDDAVVTALDQGHLYAYCCDFPSNLLKDHPRVITLPHLGASTKEAEENCAVMVAEQVRDYLENGNVTHSVNFPEINLPRNGGYRMAIVNSNVPNMVGQISTDLAAAGLNILDMLNRSRGNVAVTLIDIDRRCSQDTVEQLRSIDGVLSVRCLGTRERAD, encoded by the coding sequence GTGTTCAAAATTCTAACGCTCAACAACATCGCGGTTGCCGGGCTCGACCGGTTGCCGCGTGATCGCTACGAGGTCGCCTCGGAGATCGCGCATCCGGATGCCATCCTGGTGCGCTCGGCCAAGATGCAAGCGGCGGATATCCCGCCGAGTGTCCAGGCAATCGGGCGCGCCGGCGCCGGGACCAACAACGTCCCGGTCGAGCCCATGACGGCGCGCGGCGTGGCGGTCTTCAATGCACCCGGCGCGAATGCCAATGCCGTCAAGGAGCTGGTGATCGCCGGCATGTTGATCGCGGCACGCAACATCGGTCAGGCGTGGCGCTTCGCGCGTGAGCTCGAAGGCGACGACACGTCCATCCATCAGGCGGTCGAGGCAGGCAAGAAGCAGTTCGTGGGCTTCGAGCTGCCGGGCCGTACCCTGGGTGTGATCGGTCTCGGCGCGATCGGGGTGAAGGTCGCGAATGCGGCACGCTCGCTCGGGATGCGCGTCGTCGGCTATGATCCGACCATCACGGTCCAGCGCGCCTGGCAGCTCGAGAGCGACGTGCAGCCGGCGCTGAGCATCGACGATCTGCTCTCGCGCTCGGATTTCGTCACCTTCCATGTCCCGCTCACGGCCGATACTCGGCACATGATCAACGCCGAGCGTCTGCGCATCCTGCGCAAGGGCGCTGTCCTGCTGAACTTCTCCCGCGACGGGATCATCGACGACGACGCCGTCGTCACCGCGCTGGACCAGGGACACCTCTACGCCTATTGTTGCGATTTTCCGAGCAACCTGTTGAAAGACCATCCGCGGGTGATCACCCTGCCGCACCTGGGTGCCTCGACCAAGGAGGCGGAGGAGAACTGTGCCGTCATGGTCGCGGAGCAGGTTCGCGATTATCTGGAGAACGGCAACGTGACCCACTCGGTCAACTTTCCCGAGATCAATCTCCCGCGCAACGGCGGCTACCGCATGGCGATCGTCAACAGCAACGTGCCTAACATGGTCGGCCAGATCTCGACCGACTTGGCGGCCGCCGGACTGAATATCCTGGATATGCTCAATCGCTCGCGCGGCAATGTGGCGGTCACGCTGATCGATATCGACCGGCGTTGTTCGCAAGACACGGTGGAGCAATTGCGCTCGATCGACGGCGTCCTCTCGGTGCGCTGTCTCGGGACTCGGGAGCGCGCGGACTGA
- the serC gene encoding 3-phosphoserine/phosphohydroxythreonine transaminase — protein MARVYNFSAGPAMLPEPVLSRARDEMLEWRGSGMCVAEMSHRGKEFMSIAAQAEADLRELLAVPSNYKVLFLQGGASTQFAAIPMNLLRGATSADYLNTGSWSKKAISEARRYGQVHIAASTEAERFTRTPRQDELTLSDDAAYVHYTPNETIEGVEFSYVPDTAGKPLVADMSSTILSRPIDVSRFGLIYAGAQKNIGPAGLVIVIVREDLLGQTLPGTPTMLDYKVQAENDSMYNTPPTYAWYLAGLVFEWLKGLGGLAAMGEINARKAELLYKTIDDSGFYKNPVEPASRSWMNVPFTLAAPELDDTFIKEAKSANLTTLKGHRSVGGMRASIYNAMPQEGVEALVGFMQEFERKHG, from the coding sequence ATGGCTCGGGTTTACAACTTCAGCGCAGGTCCTGCAATGCTTCCTGAGCCTGTCCTGAGCAGGGCGCGCGACGAGATGCTCGAATGGCGCGGCAGTGGCATGTGTGTCGCCGAGATGAGCCATCGCGGCAAGGAGTTCATGTCGATCGCGGCCCAGGCCGAGGCCGATCTGCGTGAGCTTCTGGCGGTCCCGAGCAACTACAAGGTCTTGTTCCTGCAGGGCGGGGCATCCACCCAGTTTGCGGCCATCCCGATGAATCTGCTGCGCGGCGCGACGAGCGCGGACTATCTGAACACCGGCTCCTGGTCCAAGAAGGCGATCTCCGAGGCGCGCCGCTATGGCCAAGTCCACATCGCCGCCAGCACCGAAGCGGAACGTTTCACCCGTACCCCGCGTCAGGACGAGCTGACCCTGAGCGACGATGCCGCCTACGTCCATTACACCCCCAACGAGACCATCGAGGGCGTCGAGTTCTCCTATGTCCCGGACACGGCCGGCAAGCCATTGGTCGCCGACATGTCCTCGACCATCCTGTCGCGCCCGATCGACGTCTCGCGTTTCGGGCTCATCTACGCCGGTGCCCAGAAGAACATCGGCCCTGCCGGCCTCGTCATCGTGATCGTCCGCGAGGACCTGCTCGGCCAGACCCTGCCCGGGACGCCGACCATGCTGGACTACAAGGTCCAGGCCGAGAACGACTCCATGTACAACACCCCGCCGACCTACGCCTGGTATCTCGCCGGACTGGTGTTCGAGTGGTTGAAGGGCCTCGGCGGACTCGCGGCGATGGGCGAGATCAACGCCCGCAAGGCCGAGCTGCTCTACAAGACGATCGATGATTCGGGCTTCTACAAGAACCCGGTCGAGCCGGCGTCGCGCTCCTGGATGAACGTCCCCTTCACGCTCGCCGCCCCCGAGCTGGACGACACCTTCATCAAGGAGGCCAAGTCCGCCAACCTGACCACGCTCAAGGGCCATCGCTCGGTCGGCGGTATGCGCGCAAGCATCTACAATGCAATGCCGCAGGAAGGCGTCGAGGCGCTGGTCGGCTTCATGCAGGAGTTCGAGCGCAAACACGGCTGA
- a CDS encoding B12-binding domain-containing protein, producing the protein MLTLDPPFRLDLLVDTLPWAYFAYANQGVSVDYFAAELEIWAEVITELLPGEDAAAILPIYRWMLRVHPETVEAAAHYASASAPVPPDHAAVYVETLERLIAGDHPAVIQHCRALLRGGMSFSHLIQSIFYPAMVEIGARWEQGRLSVAMEHQTTAMVCTASCPPSTTSSP; encoded by the coding sequence ATGCTTACGCTTGACCCGCCCTTCCGACTCGACCTTCTGGTGGACACCCTACCTTGGGCCTATTTCGCCTACGCGAATCAAGGCGTCTCGGTTGACTACTTTGCCGCCGAGCTGGAGATCTGGGCCGAGGTGATCACCGAGCTCCTGCCCGGCGAGGATGCCGCGGCGATCCTGCCGATCTACCGTTGGATGTTGCGGGTGCATCCGGAGACCGTCGAAGCCGCCGCGCACTACGCATCCGCATCGGCCCCGGTTCCACCCGATCACGCGGCGGTCTATGTCGAGACCCTGGAGCGCCTGATCGCGGGCGATCATCCGGCGGTTATCCAGCATTGTCGTGCCCTCCTGCGTGGCGGGATGTCCTTTTCGCACCTGATCCAGTCGATCTTTTACCCGGCGATGGTGGAGATCGGCGCGCGTTGGGAGCAGGGCCGCCTCTCCGTGGCGATGGAGCACCAAACGACCGCGATGGTGTGTACCGCATCTTGTCCGCCCTCTACTACGAGCAGCCCTTGA
- a CDS encoding DEAD/DEAH box helicase: protein MNRNFAEFLLPDALMRGLEKEGFETPTEVQAQVIPAAMEGLDLLVSAATGSGKTAAFLLPIMERLVGAPRSDSGTRALVLVPTRELARQIHVHFTRLGSYTRLNNGVITGGDSKAHQIATLRKNPEILVATPGRLLELLEKGEADLSDLEILVLDEADRMLDMGFVDDVLTIIARTNPARQSMLFSATLHHRGLSRITERLLREPRVLTVNPVREQHPDITNQVLLSDGPEHKQQQILWLLRNETYEKALVFTNTRDGATALGNFLMGEGQRVAVLHGELEQRERNRVVGLLHSGRVNVLIATDVAARGLDIPGVERVINFDLPRSGDDYLHRTGRTGRAGEQGVAISLIGASEWNRLESIERYLNLGLERRSIEGLKASFKGPTKRSGAKKGAKKTGAKAVTAKTTAPKPKDRLRDRKNIGKRRRPKTDVGVAGGVQAGHAPLAKRRTSAAESKPEDTGGTND from the coding sequence ATGAACAGGAACTTTGCTGAATTTTTGCTTCCGGACGCGCTCATGCGCGGACTGGAAAAAGAGGGCTTCGAGACCCCGACCGAGGTCCAGGCGCAGGTGATCCCGGCCGCGATGGAGGGCCTGGATCTCTTGGTCTCGGCCGCGACGGGCTCGGGGAAGACCGCCGCCTTTCTGCTGCCGATCATGGAGCGTCTGGTCGGCGCGCCGCGCTCCGACAGCGGGACGCGCGCCCTGGTGTTGGTGCCGACCCGCGAGCTGGCCCGCCAGATCCATGTCCATTTCACGCGTCTCGGCAGCTACACCCGCCTGAACAACGGCGTGATCACGGGCGGCGATTCAAAGGCGCATCAGATCGCGACCTTGCGCAAGAACCCGGAGATCCTGGTGGCGACGCCCGGTCGCCTGCTGGAGCTTCTGGAAAAGGGCGAGGCCGACCTGAGCGACCTGGAGATCCTGGTCCTCGACGAGGCCGACCGCATGCTCGACATGGGCTTCGTCGACGATGTCCTGACGATCATCGCTCGGACCAACCCGGCCCGCCAGTCGATGTTGTTCTCCGCGACCCTCCACCATCGGGGTCTGAGCCGCATCACCGAGCGTCTGCTGCGCGAGCCGCGCGTACTCACCGTCAATCCGGTGCGCGAACAGCACCCCGACATCACGAATCAAGTCCTCTTGAGCGACGGCCCGGAGCACAAGCAGCAGCAGATCCTTTGGCTGCTCCGCAACGAGACCTACGAGAAGGCGCTGGTCTTCACCAATACCCGTGATGGCGCCACGGCGCTCGGCAATTTCTTGATGGGCGAAGGGCAACGCGTCGCCGTGCTTCATGGCGAGCTGGAGCAGCGCGAGCGCAACCGCGTCGTCGGGCTCCTGCACAGCGGGCGTGTCAACGTCCTGATCGCCACCGATGTCGCCGCGCGCGGGCTCGACATCCCGGGCGTGGAGCGGGTGATCAACTTCGACCTGCCGCGCAGCGGGGACGATTATCTGCACCGCACCGGGCGGACCGGCCGGGCCGGCGAGCAGGGCGTGGCCATCTCGCTGATCGGAGCCTCCGAATGGAATCGGCTCGAGAGCATCGAGCGGTATCTGAATCTCGGTCTCGAGCGCCGCAGCATCGAAGGGCTCAAGGCGTCCTTCAAGGGGCCGACCAAGCGCTCGGGCGCGAAGAAGGGGGCAAAAAAGACCGGCGCGAAGGCGGTGACCGCAAAGACCACGGCACCCAAGCCCAAAGACCGTCTGCGCGACCGCAAGAACATCGGGAAGCGACGCCGGCCGAAGACCGATGTCGGCGTTGCAGGCGGTGTCCAGGCCGGTCATGCACCGCTCGCGAAACGACGGACGTCTGCTGCCGAGTCCAAACCCGAAGACACCGGCGGCACGAACGACTGA
- a CDS encoding DUF533 domain-containing protein, whose protein sequence is MSVDEIQRIVGKIEAAGMGADAQEWLMTELRQPLNLDAFAAEIPSPEVAAEVYAASLLAVEVDTPQEQDYLRRFAEKAGLHPLVVQHIHQSMGVTI, encoded by the coding sequence GTGAGCGTGGACGAGATCCAGCGTATCGTCGGAAAGATCGAGGCCGCCGGCATGGGCGCGGACGCACAGGAGTGGCTGATGACGGAGCTGCGCCAGCCGCTGAATCTCGATGCCTTCGCGGCCGAGATCCCGAGCCCCGAGGTAGCTGCCGAGGTCTATGCGGCGTCACTGCTTGCGGTGGAGGTCGACACCCCGCAAGAACAGGACTATCTGCGCCGGTTTGCCGAGAAGGCCGGACTCCATCCGCTCGTCGTGCAGCACATCCACCAGTCGATGGGCGTGACAATCTGA
- a CDS encoding SAM-dependent chlorinase/fluorinase, protein MASIRRLVLVTDFGDGIYVGQMRARLGDLLPAVPVLDLVHDLPPFRVDLAAYLLPALVRDMPPGAIYVCVVDPGVGGARDGLLVQTRGSWFIGPDNGLLVPLAHRAEGATVDRIGWCPSVLSASFHGRDWFAPAAARLAVGEDLQLCPMDPADMVGSDWPRERAAVVYVDRFGNLMTGLQAKGRPRTHALRVGERRLRHARTFGEVASGEAFWYENALGLVELAVNLGRADRALGLSPGDPIGPFLPPG, encoded by the coding sequence ATGGCGTCGATCCGGCGTCTTGTGCTCGTCACCGATTTCGGTGACGGCATCTATGTCGGCCAGATGCGCGCTCGGCTCGGTGATCTCCTGCCCGCGGTCCCGGTCCTGGATCTCGTTCATGACCTCCCGCCATTCCGCGTCGATTTGGCCGCCTATCTCTTGCCCGCACTCGTGCGCGACATGCCGCCCGGTGCGATCTATGTCTGTGTTGTAGATCCGGGTGTCGGGGGCGCGCGTGACGGGCTTCTGGTCCAAACCCGCGGCTCCTGGTTCATCGGCCCCGACAATGGGCTGCTGGTTCCGCTCGCGCATCGCGCAGAAGGTGCCACCGTGGATCGGATCGGCTGGTGTCCGTCCGTGCTCTCGGCAAGCTTCCACGGACGCGACTGGTTCGCTCCCGCTGCGGCTCGCTTGGCGGTCGGCGAGGATCTTCAGCTATGCCCGATGGATCCGGCGGACATGGTCGGGTCGGACTGGCCGAGGGAACGCGCTGCGGTCGTTTACGTCGATCGTTTCGGGAATCTGATGACCGGGCTTCAGGCGAAGGGTCGCCCGAGGACCCACGCCCTGCGCGTCGGGGAACGACGACTCCGCCATGCCCGGACTTTCGGCGAGGTCGCATCCGGCGAGGCGTTTTGGTACGAGAACGCACTCGGTCTCGTCGAGCTCGCGGTCAATCTCGGTCGCGCGGATCGCGCGTTGGGCCTGTCTCCCGGCGATCCGATCGGTCCTTTCCTCCCCCCCGGGTGA
- the rplQ gene encoding 50S ribosomal protein L17, with product MRHRNAGRHLNRTGSHREAMFRNMASSLFRHELIKTTLPKAKELRRVAEPLITLAKNDSVHTRRLAFARLRDKEAVGKLFVELGPRYQARPGGYLRILKCGYRAGDAAPMAYVELVDRPANAVAVEDDED from the coding sequence ATGCGTCATCGCAATGCCGGAAGGCACCTCAATCGCACCGGCTCGCACCGCGAGGCCATGTTTCGCAACATGGCGTCGTCGTTGTTTCGCCATGAGCTGATCAAGACCACGCTGCCGAAAGCGAAGGAGCTGCGTCGGGTCGCCGAGCCTCTGATTACCCTGGCGAAGAACGATTCCGTTCACACCCGTCGCCTTGCCTTCGCGCGTCTGCGCGACAAGGAAGCGGTCGGCAAGCTCTTCGTGGAGCTGGGGCCGCGCTATCAGGCGCGTCCGGGCGGCTATCTGCGTATCCTTAAGTGCGGCTATCGAGCCGGTGATGCCGCGCCGATGGCTTACGTCGAGCTGGTCGACCGTCCCGCGAACGCAGTGGCCGTTGAAGACGACGAGGATTGA
- the rpoA gene encoding DNA-directed RNA polymerase subunit alpha, translating to MTDAIGEFLKPRIVRVEAVDGSSTHARVSLEPLERGFGHTLGNALRRILLSSMDGWAVTEVEIQGVLHEYTTIPGVQEDVLEILLNLKQLAISLKGKDEATFTVSKTGPGVVTAADIAIDHTAEIANPHLVIANMTEGELSMSMTIRRGRGYEPATQRELDEGEDRPIGKLPLDASYSPVRRVAIEVQSARVEQRTDLDRLVIDLETNGTIDPREAIQRAATILRDQLSSFVALEGSGPSDTQVLEARDESPYDPILLRPVDDLELTVRSANCLKAENIYLIGDLIQRTEVELLKTPNLGKKSLTEIKDVLATRGLSLGMRLENWPPDNIAELGIR from the coding sequence ATGACTGACGCTATTGGCGAATTTCTCAAACCGCGCATCGTACGGGTCGAGGCGGTCGACGGCAGCTCGACGCATGCCCGGGTTTCGCTGGAGCCGCTCGAACGCGGCTTCGGGCATACCCTCGGCAACGCGTTGCGCCGTATTCTCTTATCCTCGATGGACGGTTGGGCGGTGACGGAGGTCGAGATCCAGGGCGTCTTGCACGAGTACACCACGATCCCCGGCGTTCAAGAGGATGTTCTCGAGATCCTGCTGAACCTGAAGCAGCTCGCCATCTCGCTCAAGGGCAAGGACGAGGCGACCTTTACGGTGAGCAAGACCGGCCCCGGTGTCGTGACTGCTGCGGACATCGCGATCGACCATACGGCCGAGATCGCCAACCCCCATCTGGTCATTGCGAACATGACCGAGGGCGAGTTGAGCATGTCGATGACGATTCGGCGCGGACGCGGTTACGAGCCGGCGACGCAGCGCGAGCTCGACGAGGGCGAGGATCGCCCGATCGGCAAGCTTCCGCTCGATGCGTCCTACAGTCCGGTTCGGCGGGTCGCCATCGAGGTGCAATCCGCGCGCGTCGAGCAGCGTACCGATTTGGATCGTCTGGTGATCGACTTGGAAACCAACGGAACCATCGATCCGCGCGAAGCGATCCAGCGGGCGGCGACGATTCTTCGGGATCAGTTGTCCAGCTTCGTGGCATTGGAAGGATCGGGTCCGTCCGACACCCAAGTCCTCGAGGCGCGCGACGAGTCGCCCTACGATCCGATTCTGCTGCGGCCGGTCGACGATCTCGAGCTCACCGTTCGCTCCGCGAACTGTCTGAAGGCCGAGAACATCTACCTGATCGGCGATTTGATCCAGCGCACCGAGGTCGAGCTGCTCAAGACGCCGAATCTCGGCAAGAAGTCGCTGACCGAGATCAAGGACGTGCTCGCCACTCGCGGACTCTCGCTCGGGATGCGTCTCGAAAACTGGCCGCCGGACAATATCGCCGAGCTCGGCATTCGTTAA
- the rpsD gene encoding 30S ribosomal protein S4 has product MARYTGPTCKLARREGTDLALKSRARSLDTKCNLEKQPGQTTDRRRRLSDYGVQLREKQKVRRIYGLMERQFRNYYKKAAQAKGATGENLLQLLERRLDNVVYRMGFGATRSEARQLVSHKAILVNGRVVNIASYQVGADDHVEVREDAKKQVRVQNAVALAEQYGFPDWVDVDTKGFKGVFKRIPDRSDLPADINESLIVELYSK; this is encoded by the coding sequence ATGGCACGTTATACAGGCCCAACCTGCAAACTCGCACGGCGCGAGGGGACCGATCTCGCCCTGAAGAGTCGCGCGCGCTCGCTTGACACCAAGTGCAACCTCGAGAAGCAGCCCGGTCAAACCACCGACCGTCGGCGCCGGCTTTCCGATTACGGCGTGCAGCTTCGCGAGAAGCAGAAGGTTCGCCGAATCTACGGACTGATGGAGCGTCAGTTCCGTAATTATTACAAGAAGGCGGCTCAAGCCAAGGGCGCGACCGGTGAAAACCTGTTGCAGCTCCTCGAGCGCCGACTCGACAACGTCGTATACCGGATGGGTTTCGGTGCGACGCGCTCCGAGGCGCGTCAATTGGTCAGCCACAAGGCCATTTTGGTCAACGGCCGGGTCGTCAACATCGCCTCCTACCAGGTCGGCGCCGATGACCATGTCGAGGTCCGAGAGGACGCGAAGAAGCAGGTGCGCGTCCAAAACGCGGTCGCGCTCGCCGAGCAGTACGGCTTCCCCGATTGGGTCGACGTCGATACCAAAGGCTTCAAGGGCGTCTTCAAGCGTATTCCGGATCGCTCGGACCTGCCGGCCGACATCAACGAATCGCTGATCGTCGAGTTGTACTCCAAGTAA
- the rpsK gene encoding 30S ribosomal protein S11, producing MAKPTRTVKKKIKKQVADGIAHVHASFNNTIITITDRQGNVLSWATAGGSGFRGSRKSTPFAAQVAADKAGQAVKDYGLRNLDVNVKGPGPGRESAVRALNNAGFKITSITDVTPIPHNGCRPPKKRRV from the coding sequence ATGGCTAAACCGACTCGTACTGTCAAGAAGAAGATCAAGAAACAGGTGGCGGATGGGATTGCCCACGTCCACGCATCGTTCAACAACACCATCATCACCATCACGGACCGCCAGGGCAACGTGCTGTCGTGGGCGACCGCAGGCGGCTCCGGGTTCCGGGGATCGCGCAAGAGCACGCCTTTCGCTGCGCAGGTCGCGGCGGACAAGGCCGGCCAGGCGGTCAAGGATTACGGTCTGCGCAATCTCGACGTCAACGTGAAGGGGCCCGGTCCGGGTCGTGAATCCGCGGTGCGTGCACTCAACAACGCCGGATTCAAGATCACGAGCATCACCGATGTGACGCCGATCCCGCACAACGGCTGCCGCCCGCCCAAAAAGCGGCGCGTCTGA
- the rpsM gene encoding 30S ribosomal protein S13, with protein sequence MARIAGVNIPDKKHAVIALTSIYGIGRVRAAVICDAAGVPRDAKVQSLTEEEVDKLRNEVGKFSVEGDLRREVSMNIKRLMDLGCNRGIRHRRGLPLRGQRTRTNARTRKGPRRPIKR encoded by the coding sequence ATGGCCCGTATCGCCGGCGTCAACATCCCGGACAAGAAGCACGCGGTCATCGCGTTGACTTCGATTTATGGCATCGGCCGCGTGCGTGCCGCTGTGATCTGCGACGCCGCCGGTGTACCGCGCGATGCCAAGGTTCAGAGCCTCACGGAAGAAGAGGTCGACAAGCTCCGCAACGAGGTCGGCAAGTTCTCCGTGGAAGGTGACCTGCGGCGCGAAGTGTCGATGAACATCAAGCGCTTGATGGACCTCGGCTGTAACCGCGGCATTCGCCACCGTCGCGGCTTGCCGTTGCGTGGTCAGCGGACCCGCACGAACGCACGTACCCGTAAGGGTCCGCGTCGTCCCATCAAACGATAA
- the rpmJ gene encoding 50S ribosomal protein L36 has product MKVRASVKKLCRNCKIIRRNGTVRVICKDPRHKQRQG; this is encoded by the coding sequence ATGAAAGTGCGAGCATCCGTTAAGAAGTTGTGCCGGAACTGCAAGATTATCCGTCGCAACGGCACCGTTCGGGTCATCTGCAAGGACCCACGCCACAAACAACGCCAGGGATAG